The genomic stretch ATTCCATATGTGGTACTGGACAGGCCAAACGCTATAGGAGGAATCTATGTGGATGGTCCCGTGGGGGATAAACAAGAAGAACAGGTAATAGGGGTAGACCAGTTGCCCGTAGTACATGGAATGACCGTAGGGGAACTGGCACACATGTTTAATGAAGAGCGTAAGCTGGCAGGAATGCAGCAGGCTGATTTGACGGTGGTGAAGATGAAGCACTATGAGCGGGATATGTGGTATGATGAAACTGGACTGCCTTGGATAAAGCCATCCCCTAATATGCTTACGCTGACCACTGCGACGCTGTATCCCATGACCTGCCTCTTGGAAGGAACCAATATATCAGAAGCCAGAGGAACACTGCATCCGTTTGAACATATAGGTGCGCCGTGGATTGATGGGGAATCGTTAAGTGATAAACTAACTGCTTATGGATTAGAAGGAGTGACTTTTGAGCCAAGCAAGTATGTGCCCGGAAAGGTGGTAGATGGTATAGAGATTTATCCGCCAAAATTTATGGGTGATACGTGTAACAGTGCCATGATTAACATTACGGCGAGAAATAAGTTTGAATCGGCCAAAGCAGCAGTATATATGTTGGATGCGCTTTTTAAACAGTATCCGGATAAGTTGGAATGGAAGGGAAAAAGAATGGATGGCTTGTGGAAGACTGCAGCGGTGAGGCAGCAGATATTGGAAGGCAAATCACCAGAGGCAATCATTCAAGAATGGCAGGAAGGATTGCTTTATTTTAATGAACGAAGATCGGTGTATCTTATGTATTAAAAGGTTAACCTTTAGCATTATCAAATTAAAAACCATGCGCTATTCCGCATGGTTTTTTTCTTTTTGATCTATATGGAATACTGTGGGTAAATTAACCAAGGGACTCTCCCACTTGTGCGGATAGATCAGGGAAATAGTTTTGTTCCTACGGCACAAAGCCCTCTCAAGGCAACCTGATTTTACCAAGCTTAAATGCCTAGCTGCATTGGCCAGGACTCCCTTCTCACTATTTTAGCCGGCAGAAGTGTCAGCAGGGATGCTCCTTAGGAGCATTGGCTTGGGTAACAGATATTGGATACAGATTCTAACAGTGCCGTATTTACTGACCATGGGCAAGGAAAACATATATGATTATTGACTGCATCAGGAGCATGGGTACCCCATTCATCAGTCCACGCGATTCTTTGATTTCCATAGTCCGCCAGCACTCAGTTTACCCATCGTAAATCATATAGAACCAATAATTTATTCTTTACTATGAATTGATCCGACAGATGGAATAGTGAAACTATGGATCAAGCGGAAAAGCTGGGGGGGATTAGGGTTAGTTTCGATTGCACGCAGATGATGCAGATTAATAAGATTTACGCTGATTTTTTATAATAAACGCGATTTAAAATACACAATTCATTGCGAGGAAGTATAGCCTGTCCCGAGCTATCGGGAACGTGGCAATCCCGTATTAAGAAAACGAGATTGCTTCACTCCGTTGCTCTGCATTCGTAATGACGGATTTATACTGATTTTATAATCTACACATTCCTATTGCTAAATTAAAGAGAAATATGCTTACCAAAACCACCTGGAAATCTCTCATCTTCCAGAAATACTGCATGGTCCTCAAAATGTGCTAAAAAGGAGGCAAGCGAAAAAGTTGAGGGCATGAATCCCTTTATTTTATTAGGATTTCTTTTTTGTTTTTTTGCCACAAAGATTCTAAGACCCAAAGCTGTTTGTTTTCCATGAAATTTGGAATCCGCCTACAAAACACTTCGTGTCTTGGCGGCTTCGTGGCGACATACCAAATGAATATAAATCTTCTCCCGCCCCCAGAAATATTGCTTGATCTGAAACTATGGCTTTACCCTGAAACTATGGCTTTACCCTGAAACTATGGCTTTACCCCGAAAATATGCATTAGCCTATCTGTTGCGACCTGAAATTACTTCAAAATCAGCCGCTACGCTTTAGTTTTCGGTTTTACCTGGCTACTAAATTCTTAATGCATAATTCGAGTTAAAATAGAGTCGGAAGGGGGTAAAAAAGCCGTATTGGATATTCCAATGATCTGGATATCGTTTTTTTTGGAAAGTAGAAATGTATTGTTCTCAGTAGGGGATAGCTAGCCAGGAAACCATTTCTGTTTACATCAGGCTAGGTTATTATCTGCTAACCAATCAGACTTATTCTCTTTAAGTATTTTGGCAGGGATACCTCCGATAACACAATTTTGGTCAGTAAATGATTTGTTGACCACCGCATTGGCGCCTATGGTGCAGGAATCTCCAATTTGGATATCTCCAAAAAGCTTAGCTCCTGGCCCGATATATACATTTTTTCCGATCTTTGGAGCTTCAGGAGACCCTGCGCTTGCTCCAATATTGACACAGGCATGTATGCGGCAGTTTTCACCTATTGTTGCATTCTTGCTTATGATGATTGTACCGTAATGCGGTAATGAAAGTCCCTTGGAACAAACATTGGCAGGGATAGTGAAGCCTAGTTTGACACCTAATGTCTTATACTTATAAAAATAGTAACCATATAGGATTTTTGAGAGCGGCTTGTTTTTGTTGTTTTTGTGGTATTCACACTTTCTGAGGGTCACAATGAACTTCCAGCGAGGATTGGATAGTTTGGCCACCAGACGATTTTTTACAGAATTGATTTTGATCCCCATGGATAGGGCGTCCTGCTTTATATAATCGTTGTAGTCATTTTTTGTCTTGATCATGTTGTTGGTGTGGATTCTAAAAGGCCCTTGAAAACTCAAGGGCACTTGGAAGTAATTTACGTATACTAATAGACCATTACAGGAAGTTTGGTTTATCCAGTTTTTGACCAATCCGGTAGGCTGCATTCATTAGCCCCACGTGGCTATAAGCTTGAGGGAAGTTGCCCCACTGGCTACCTGTTTTATGATCGACATCCTCTGAGAAGAGCTGAAGGTGGTTGCAGTATTTGGTGAGGGTCTCGAAGCCTTCCACCGCTTCATCTAGGCGATTCACACAGGCGAGTGCTTCGATGTACCAAAAAGCACAAATCAGAAATGTGGTCTCCGGCACGCCAAAATCATCCATGTGCTTATAGCGGTAAAACAGGTAATCTTTGGCCAAGAGATCCTTCTCAAGCATTTTCAAATGATTGTTAGCGCGCTCAATGTCATTGCCAAAATATCCCATGGTGATCAGCTGTAAGGTGCTGGCATCCATGTTTTTGGTGCCAATGGCTTGCGAATAGGCTTTCATTTCAGGGACATAGCATGCCTCTATTTTTTCGATCGACTGTAACCTGAGCTTTTCTGCCTTTTCTTTCATGGAGTCATCCTGAAGACGATCGGCGATTTTGATAGCAGCACATGATCCTGCCCAGTGGAAAATAAAGGTATAGCAGTGTTCCTGCGCCAAATTCCTGAACTCCCAAAGGCCTGCATCTTTCTCATTCATGGTCTCCTCTATTTTATCCAAGAGGTTATGGATAAAAGGTGCCGAGTGGCTTTTTTCAGATTCAATAAACCGTTTATCAGCATAAAGAGGTAAAAGACTTACCAATACCTGGCCGTAAAGGTCGTTTTGGATGTGTGTGTAGGCTTGATTGCCAAACCGCACGGGCTGGTTGTCAAGGTATCCTGATAGATCACTGAGCTCTTCTTCCAATAGTGCAGAACCGGTAATGGAATAGAGCGGTTGGTAGCGGCCATTGGCATTGGTGGGCAAGTTTTGGATGTATTCAAAATACCTTTCCAATTCTTGGAAGTGCCCAAGTGAGTTAAATACATTTAAGGTATAGTAGCTATCTCGGATCCAGCAGTAGCGATAGTCCCAGTTCCTGGTAGAACCAGGCGATTCCGGCAGACTGGTGGTGGAGGCCGCAATGATGGCTCCGGTATCTTCAAACTGGTGTATTTTAAGTGCAAGAGCAGATCTAACTACCAGTTTTTGGTAGAAGTGTGGTATACTGGTAGATTTGATCCATTCCCGCCAATACTGGGTGGTGGCTTGCAAAAAGCGTTCAGCGGTACTCTCCACAGGTGCTTCCAACGGTTGGCCATAGGTAAAAAACAAGTAAATGGGACGCTGCAACCTGAATGCCCGGTCTTCCATGATGTAGTTTACCGAACAATTTGCGGTAAGTCGTACTTCTTGTTCAGCACCCAAAAATTCAATATGGTTGCTGTTCATGCTAGGCCGGAGTTTCTTTTTTCCTCTATTGGTGACCGGCTTACAGTTGATTTTGATCTTTGGTTCACCTGAGATGGGCTCGATTTTTCTGACCACCATCAGTGGTTTGTGGTAGCGTTCAAAATTCATGAATCGCGGGGCAAAATCCGTTACTGAGTAAGCCTCTTCGCCATTATCCAACATGACGGTGGTTTTAAGAATATTGGTGTTTTCAAGGTATTCTTGCTGGGTAGTAAAAGCACTGGATTCTGGTAAAATGCTGAATTCTCCTCCTTTTTCTCTAT from Echinicola soli encodes the following:
- a CDS encoding serine O-acetyltransferase, coding for MIKTKNDYNDYIKQDALSMGIKINSVKNRLVAKLSNPRWKFIVTLRKCEYHKNNKNKPLSKILYGYYFYKYKTLGVKLGFTIPANVCSKGLSLPHYGTIIISKNATIGENCRIHACVNIGASAGSPEAPKIGKNVYIGPGAKLFGDIQIGDSCTIGANAVVNKSFTDQNCVIGGIPAKILKENKSDWLADNNLA
- a CDS encoding glycoside hydrolase family 15 protein; amino-acid sequence: MTKRHLYGTGLIGNCAYIAHIEKNTNISWLCFPRFDSDFIFGGMLDREKGGEFSILPESSAFTTQQEYLENTNILKTTVMLDNGEEAYSVTDFAPRFMNFERYHKPLMVVRKIEPISGEPKIKINCKPVTNRGKKKLRPSMNSNHIEFLGAEQEVRLTANCSVNYIMEDRAFRLQRPIYLFFTYGQPLEAPVESTAERFLQATTQYWREWIKSTSIPHFYQKLVVRSALALKIHQFEDTGAIIAASTTSLPESPGSTRNWDYRYCWIRDSYYTLNVFNSLGHFQELERYFEYIQNLPTNANGRYQPLYSITGSALLEEELSDLSGYLDNQPVRFGNQAYTHIQNDLYGQVLVSLLPLYADKRFIESEKSHSAPFIHNLLDKIEETMNEKDAGLWEFRNLAQEHCYTFIFHWAGSCAAIKIADRLQDDSMKEKAEKLRLQSIEKIEACYVPEMKAYSQAIGTKNMDASTLQLITMGYFGNDIERANNHLKMLEKDLLAKDYLFYRYKHMDDFGVPETTFLICAFWYIEALACVNRLDEAVEGFETLTKYCNHLQLFSEDVDHKTGSQWGNFPQAYSHVGLMNAAYRIGQKLDKPNFL
- a CDS encoding exo-beta-N-acetylmuramidase NamZ family protein; the protein is MIKNNVLNPVILFIAVIIIGNACQNKSGREQAKEITSEKPERVLIGAERLFDAEFFPLVKGKKVALVTNHTGLLPDGSHIVDVLHKNEEVDLKLLFGPEHGIRGDEDTHVADGKDKDTGLPVVSLYGEVRKPTPEMLEGIDIVLFDIQDVGARFYTYIATMNHVLEAAAEQGIPYVVLDRPNAIGGIYVDGPVGDKQEEQVIGVDQLPVVHGMTVGELAHMFNEERKLAGMQQADLTVVKMKHYERDMWYDETGLPWIKPSPNMLTLTTATLYPMTCLLEGTNISEARGTLHPFEHIGAPWIDGESLSDKLTAYGLEGVTFEPSKYVPGKVVDGIEIYPPKFMGDTCNSAMINITARNKFESAKAAVYMLDALFKQYPDKLEWKGKRMDGLWKTAAVRQQILEGKSPEAIIQEWQEGLLYFNERRSVYLMY